GCGATGCCGCCACCGACGCCGAGAACGATGCGCTTGCGATACAACCGCTGCATAGGCCTTGCCTTATTCCAGTGAAAGCGGGTGGCGACGCTGGCTGCCTGCGGCAGAACGTCGCATCTGCGAAGCGCACTAGATTACCACAGCGCCCGGAGGGGCCGCAGTAACGCAGGAGGAGGGGGCATGAACATCAGGGAGTGGCCGGCGCAGGAGCGGCCGCGGGAGAAACTGCTGCTGCGTGGGGCGGGTAGCTTGTCGGATGCCGAGCTGCTGGCGGTGTTTCTCGGGTCGGGGGTGCGCGGGCGCAATGTGTTGGAGCTGGCGCGCGGCCTGTTGCGCAGGTTTGGCGGTTTGCGCCAGGTGCTTGAGGCCGACCGCGAGGCGTTTGTCAGCGAGCTGGGGTTGGGCCCGGTCAGGTTCAGCCAGTTGCAGGCGTTGCTGGAAATCGGCCGCAGGCACCTGGCGTTGGCCATCGAGCGCGAGTCGGCCATGGACAGCCCGCAGGCGGTGCGGCGCTACTTGAAGGCCATGCTGCGGCATGAAGCCAGCGAGGTGTTCGGTTGCCTGTTCCTGGATACCAAGCATCGTCCGCTGGTGTTCGAGATCCTGTTTCGCGGCACGATCGACCGGGCGAGCATCTACCCGCGGGAGGTGGTGCGTCGGGCGCTGCTGCACAACGCGGCGGCGTTGATCCTGTGCCACAACCATCCGTCGGGGAGCTGCGAGCCGAGCCAGGACGACGTGCACTTGACGCAGGTCTTGAAGCGCTCACTGGCGTTGATCGATATCCGGGTGCTGGATCATGTCATCGTCGGTGAGGGCGAGCCGTTGTCGATGGTCGAGCATGGGTGGTTGGCGGGTTAGCTTGCGACAGGCCTTGCTGGCCCTTTCGCCGGCAAGCCGGCTCCTGCCGGTTTGACCCGTAGGAGCCGGTGCAGCCATGCAGGTCTCAGCGATTGACCGAAACCTTGCTG
The window above is part of the Pseudomonas muyukensis genome. Proteins encoded here:
- the radC gene encoding RadC family protein; this encodes MNIREWPAQERPREKLLLRGAGSLSDAELLAVFLGSGVRGRNVLELARGLLRRFGGLRQVLEADREAFVSELGLGPVRFSQLQALLEIGRRHLALAIERESAMDSPQAVRRYLKAMLRHEASEVFGCLFLDTKHRPLVFEILFRGTIDRASIYPREVVRRALLHNAAALILCHNHPSGSCEPSQDDVHLTQVLKRSLALIDIRVLDHVIVGEGEPLSMVEHGWLAG